Proteins from one Desmodus rotundus isolate HL8 chromosome 9, HLdesRot8A.1, whole genome shotgun sequence genomic window:
- the LOC112308593 gene encoding olfactory receptor-like protein DTMT, whose protein sequence is MTGRNQTIITYFFLQGLPIEPEQQNLFYALFLAMYLTTVLGNLLIIVLIHLDSHLHTPMYLFLSNLSFSDICFSSVTIPKLLHNMQSQDPSIPYAGCLAQMYFFLFFSDLESFLLVTMAYDRYVAICCPLHYTAVMSPKLCVSLVLLSWVLTTLHALLHTLLMARLCFCADNKIPHFFCDMSALLKLSCSDTRVNELVIFIMGGLILVIPFLLITMSYARIVSSILKVPSARGICKAFSTCGSHLSVVSLFYGTVIGLYLCPSADNSTVKETVMAMMYTVVTPMLNPFIYSLRNRDMKGALGRVFLKRKISFSV, encoded by the coding sequence ATGACTGGAAGAAATCAAACTATCATCACATACTTCTTCCTCCAGGGCCTGCCAATTGAGCCAGAGCAGCAAAACCTGTTCTATGCCCTGTTCCTGGCCATGTATCTTACCACCGTCCTGGGGAACCTCCTCATCATCGTGCTTATTCACCTGGACTCTCAcctccacacgcccatgtacCTGTTTCTCagtaatttgtctttctctgacatctGCTTCTCTTCTGTGACCATTCCCAAATTGTTACACAACATGCAGAGCCAAGACCCATCCATCCCCTATGCAGGCTGCTTGGCCCAGATGTacttcttcctatttttttcagACCTGGAGAGCTTCCTCCTTGTGaccatggcctatgaccgctatgtggccatctgctGTCCCCTGCACTACACCGCCGTCATGAGCCCCAAGCTCTGTGTCTCCCTGGTCCTGCTGTCCTGGGTGCTGACTACATTGCATGCCCTGTTACACACTCTTCTCATGGCTAGACTGTGTTTTTGTGCTGACAACAAGatcccccactttttctgtgacatgTCTGCTCTGCTGAAGCTGTCCTGCTCTGACACTCGAGTTAATGAGTTGGTGATATTTATCATGGGAGGGCTTATTCTTGTCATCCCATTTCTACTCATCACCATGTCCTATGCACGAATTGTGTCCTCCATCCTCAAGGTCCCTTCTGCTAGAGGCATCTGCaaggccttctccacctgtgGCTCCCACCTGTCTGTGGTGTCACTGTTCTATGGGACAGTTATTGGTCTCTATTTATGTCCATCAGCTGATAATTCTACTGTTAAGGAGACGGTCATGGCTATGATGTACACTGTGGTGacccccatgctgaaccccttcatctatAGCCTGAGGAACAGAGACATGAAGGGAGCCCTTGGAAGAGTctttctcaaaaggaaaatttccttctctgtatGA
- the LOC112308882 gene encoding GTP-binding nuclear protein Ran-like, with translation MAAQGEPQVQFKLVLVGDGGTEKTTFVKRHLMGEFEKKYVATLGMEVRPLVFHTNRGPIKFNVWDTEGQEKFGGLQEGYYIQAQCAIIMFDVTSRVTYKNVPNWHRDLVRVCENIPIMLCGNKVDIKDRKVKAKLIVFHQKKNLQYYDISDKSNYNFEKPFLWLARKLIRDPNLDFVTMPALAPLEVIMDPALAAQYEHNLEVAQTTALR, from the coding sequence ATGGCTGCCCAAGGAGAACCCCAAGTTCAGTTCAAACTTGTGTTGGTTGGTGATGGGGGAACTGAAAAAACCACGTTCGTGAAACGCCATCTGATGGGTGAATTTGAAAAGAAGTATGTAGCCACCCTGGGCATGGAGGTCCGCCCGTTGGTGTTCCACACCAACCGCGGGCCCATCAAGTTCAACGTGTGGGATACAGAGGGCCAGGAGAAGTTTGGCGGGCTGCAGGAAGGCTACTACATCCAAGCCCAGTGTGCCATTATAATGTTTGACGTCACTTCGAGAGTTACTTACAAGAACGTGCCTAACTGGCACAGAGACCTGGTACGAGTGTGTGAAAACATCCCCATCATGCTGTGTGGCAACAAAGTGGATATTAAGGACAGGAAAGTCAAGGCAAAATTGATTGTCTTCCACCAAAAGAAGAATCTTCAGTACTATGACATTTCTGACAAAAGTAACTACAACTTTGAAAAGCCCTTCCTCTGGCTTGCTAGAAAACTAATCAGAGACCCTAACTTAGACTTTGTCACCATGCCTGCTCTGGCCCCACTGGAGGTCATCATGGACCCAGCGTTGGCAGCACAGTATGAGCACAACCTCGAGGTTGCCCAGACCACTGCTCTCCGGTGA